TAAGCCTTTCCCGCATGGGGTGCAAGTAGCAATTGCGACTCTTTGGGTTAATTGCCTACGGGGCAATGATTGGCAAACGTTGCGTAAGGTTTTCAAAGACCTGGGGATGGCCACAACCCCAGAGGAACTGGGTATAACCCAAGAACAATTTTTTCAAGCAATAATAGATGCGCCCCACACTCGGCCCGGGCGATTTACTATTTTGGACTTACACAAGGACAAAAGAGAGTGGTTGAAAGTCTATGAAAAAGTATACTGCCAGTGAAGTTCGTCGCGCGTCCAAGCAACGAGATTCTTGGTGGACGGTACTAGTTGTGGACCGTATCGCTATCCCCCTAGCCGCTTGGGTTGCCAGTTATACTAACATCCATCCTACTACAATTACTTTGCTTTCCATTGGTGCAGGTCTAACTTCGGCTTGGTATTTTTACAGTTATGATGGCACTTACTTCCGTCTCGCCATGGGGGCTGTCTTATATGAGCTATGCTTCCTACTTGATTGTATTGATGGTAAATTAGCCCGCCTAACTCATCGCGGATCCAAGTTGGGTGGTGTCCTTGATGCTGTTGGTGACGTATTCATATTTTCGCTGAACCTATGGGCGCTGGCTTTTGGGTATCGGCAAGTAGGGCTTGGCCGGATGGACACCTATGTGATTGGGTTTTGGATACTATTCCTATTTTTCTTTCAGTTCCACATCAGGGTGCAGGTCTTTCGAATGCCGCTTATGGCCGAAGGGGGAAATAACCAGGTGGGTCCAACCAGTACTTACCTGACAGGGTGGGCCAAGGTACTTAGCTTCTTGGATCGCCACAGGCTATCGTACTCACCGGTGAGCTTTGTTGAGATGGCTACGGCAGCGCTATTTCTGGGGCCATTAAGCGGTTATGTCTTGGAAGGATTGGTGGCTTGTGTTATTTTAGGTGTGGTAGCAGTCATATTCGCCATTCTTTCCATTGCGCTGCAAAAAGAATTTTGAGCACAGGAGGAAGTAAGGTGCAGGTCGATTACAGCCTAGCCGGAAGAACAGCTATAGTTACAGGTGCAAGTCGTGGCATAGGCAGGGCTACAGCCATTGCCTTAGCCGAAGCGGGAGCCAATCTCGTACTAATCGCTCGAAACGATAAACTATGCCAAGAAGTGGCTGAGACTATCCAAGGGTTTGGGCAAAAGGCGATGGTAATCGGTGCTGATATATCTGTGATAAGCCTACTAAAGGATATAGTTACAAAGGTGGTTCGGGAATACGGGCACATTGATATTCTTGTAAATAACGCAGGTACTGCTATTACCAAGAGTGCGCTGGAACTGACGGAAACAGAATGGGACAAGGTGGTAGATCTTAACTTAAAAGCCACTTTCTTCATGAGCCAAGCGGTTGCTCCGGAAATGATCAAACGAGGAAAAGGAAAGATAATCAATATTGCTTCAGTCTTAGGGCTAGTAGGTGAACCTCAAGTTATTCCTTACTGTGCCAGTAAAGGTGGAGTGATCCAGTTGACTAGGGCCTTGGCAGCTGAGTGGGCCCGCTATGGTATCCAGGTAAATGCTGTAGCCCCTGGCTATGCCAGGACTGCTATGAACGAGGCTGAGCTAGAAAATCAAAAGGTTTTAGACCATATTATTCGGAAAATCCCCCTGAGGCGTTTAGCTGATGTCAAGGAGATTGCTCGAAGTGTCGTTTTTCTCGCGTCTGACGCAGCCAACTATATCACTGGAGCCGTGTTGCCGGTGGATGGAGGTTGGACGGCCGTGTAGGCTAACCATGTGCCACCCACACGCATATACTGTGGGCAGTAAGTATGGAGTGCAAGATTAGTGAGGTCAAGGGTGATTGAATGTCAGGCTTCATGCGATGCCCAGTGTGTGGGTGGCAAGGACTTCCAGGCGAAATCGACTGGTTTTGTGATAGCGACTGGCTGCTCTTAGTGGCAAGATGTCCCCAATGCTTGTACCTTGCTCCCCTTGAAACCTTTTAAGGGGAAAAGCTATTAACTATGTAGGTCGCAGTGGCTGTAGCAACTAAGCGGTTATTCTTGTCCTTCAATTCAGCCCAGCCGACCATGATTCGTTTGCCTTTCTTAAGCAGCCTAGCTTCGCAGATTATGTCACTGTCTCGAGCTGGAGCCAGGAAGTTTATTTTCATTTCAACCGTTGAATGGATTTCACTGTCTGGTGCAATACTCTTGATGGCTAGAGCTACCGTAGAATCCGCTAAAGACGCCAATGCTCCCCCATGTACAGTACCATATAGCTGAGTTATTTCTTTTCGAAAAGGCAGTCTGACTCTGGCTTGCCCCCCGTGGGCTTCCAGAGGTTCCATCCCCAGCAACCCCCAATAGGGACTCAAATCCCCGATATGCCTTGCCACCTGATCACTAATCATTAGCGGAAACCTCCCATCCCTTGAAGGTTTGGAAAGTTATTTTCAGACATATAATGTCACTGGCAATTTCCTTCCACAAAGGGGATGATACCTTCGTGGAAACGTTTTGGCAACGGTTAATCTTAGTTGCTTGTGTTGCTTCAGGAGTAGTGGTAGGAGCGTCCATGGCAGGTATGTTGGCGGCACTTCTAGTGGGGCGTCCGCCTTTATTGGTGATGGCAGTAGTAGCCCAGGAGATCAAAGTCTGGGCCATTGCGGCGGCCATTGGCGGCACGTTTAGTACCATAGAGATACTCGAAAGCGGCATCTTTCAAGGGCAATTCTTTGGGTTAGCCAAGCAGCTATTGATCATGCTGGCAAGCTTCCTAGGGGCTCAACTTGGGGTTTGGCTAATCAAAATGCTTGCAGGAGGACCACCGCAAGCGTGAGGAAACAAATCGCCATGCTGATTCTTGGAGCCATAATAGGCATGGCAGTGACTGCCATCCGCGTGGGTGGTCAGGTCGATGTTTTATGGATTGAGAACTCTAGATTGCTGGACGAGCTCCGGTCCAGAACCGAACGGTTGCGTTTGCTGGAAGCCCAGATCAGTAAGCAATGTTACTTACGGGTCACTTCCGTTGAACCCCATGTTTCATTGAAAAGAGCATTTAATAGTGCTGAAGCCCAATCCATATGCCTCGCCGTAGAGAGGCAAATTGCAGAAATACTAAGCCCATTGCTGGGCAAAGAAGTTAAAAGCTTAGACCCCACCCTGGTCATGCAGATACTGGACCAGCGAAGGGTTCAAGTAAACAAACAAAATTATGAGTTGCTCATTAAAACTTTGATTCTGAGTGAGAGATTAGTAGTATACGTCGAAGCCAAGCCTTTGGCGATAGCCATGGATTCTTAAAAGAGACTTAAGAGATTGTTAATTGCAACTGTTACCACTTGTGTGTAAAATTGGTTATGATACAGCTTGTCATCTAAAGTTGGGAGAGGGCAGCGTTGACTAAACCCATAGCGATAATGTTGGATGAGACTAGGTGCAAAGGATGTGGTCTATGCGCGTTTTTCTGTTCACGTTCAGCAATTGACCTATCTATGCGGACCGGTGTTTTCGGCAATCCCATCCCAGTGATTAACGGAAATGGTAAATGCAATGGCTGCGGTGTATGTATTCGAATGTGTCCTGACTTAGCTATTCTGTATCAATTAGGAG
The Clostridia bacterium genome window above contains:
- a CDS encoding PaaI family thioesterase — encoded protein: MISDQVARHIGDLSPYWGLLGMEPLEAHGGQARVRLPFRKEITQLYGTVHGGALASLADSTVALAIKSIAPDSEIHSTVEMKINFLAPARDSDIICEARLLKKGKRIMVGWAELKDKNNRLVATATATYIVNSFSP
- a CDS encoding YtrH family sporulation protein; this translates as METFWQRLILVACVASGVVVGASMAGMLAALLVGRPPLLVMAVVAQEIKVWAIAAAIGGTFSTIEILESGIFQGQFFGLAKQLLIMLASFLGAQLGVWLIKMLAGGPPQA
- a CDS encoding glucose 1-dehydrogenase — encoded protein: MQVDYSLAGRTAIVTGASRGIGRATAIALAEAGANLVLIARNDKLCQEVAETIQGFGQKAMVIGADISVISLLKDIVTKVVREYGHIDILVNNAGTAITKSALELTETEWDKVVDLNLKATFFMSQAVAPEMIKRGKGKIINIASVLGLVGEPQVIPYCASKGGVIQLTRALAAEWARYGIQVNAVAPGYARTAMNEAELENQKVLDHIIRKIPLRRLADVKEIARSVVFLASDAANYITGAVLPVDGGWTAV
- a CDS encoding CDP-alcohol phosphatidyltransferase family protein: MKKYTASEVRRASKQRDSWWTVLVVDRIAIPLAAWVASYTNIHPTTITLLSIGAGLTSAWYFYSYDGTYFRLAMGAVLYELCFLLDCIDGKLARLTHRGSKLGGVLDAVGDVFIFSLNLWALAFGYRQVGLGRMDTYVIGFWILFLFFFQFHIRVQVFRMPLMAEGGNNQVGPTSTYLTGWAKVLSFLDRHRLSYSPVSFVEMATAALFLGPLSGYVLEGLVACVILGVVAVIFAILSIALQKEF
- a CDS encoding 4Fe-4S binding protein, yielding MLDETRCKGCGLCAFFCSRSAIDLSMRTGVFGNPIPVINGNGKCNGCGVCIRMCPDLAILYQLGE